Part of the Cottoperca gobio chromosome 1, fCotGob3.1, whole genome shotgun sequence genome, GCCATCAGTACATGTACGCTTGCTTCACAGTGGGAATGAGGGTGAAGACAGCTGTTATGGGCTTGGTTTACAGGAAGGTGGGTAAATCTATATCTACGGTCATGTAGCCGCTAACCTCTAAGCGgcacataaattacatttcaaatggcaaaaacaaaaatctgccTTTCCTTCCAGACAGGAAAAAACTGCTTTTTACCTAAGATGAATGATCCTCTGAAATCTTTACGAGGGTCTAAATTTATATCGGACAACTAAGGgctaaaatgtctttgtctcttttgttgACAATCCAGTCTTTGGTGATAAACAGCGCTGCCAGGAGGACTTGCACCGTTGGCGAGATAGTGAATCTGGTTTCGGCAGACACTCAGAAGCTCATGGACTTTGTGGTTTACTTCAACGCTGTCTGGCTGGCTCCTATTGAGAttgctctttgtctcttcttcctctggcaggtatgtcaaaatgttttcacaatGGCGCTCATTCGCGCACGACTGCATTTAAACTGAAAGCGCCCTTGACAACGTttcattctttgttttattcagcAACTCGGCCCGTCGGCTTTGGCAGGAATCGCCACTGTCATTCTAATTTTTCCACTCAACGGATTCATAGCGAAGAAAAGAAGCAAGCTGCAGGTAAAAGCAGTTGCGGGAATCCTTCACACTTTCGCTCCAGTAGCCCAGACATCTGGCGTGTTAGGTCAGGGATGCCACAGCTGGTTTAGATAGTGGCTGAAGAGCCGTGTGGGTGTCTGGCCTGGATGGTACATTCTCTCTTGTCCTTTTGATGTCTGCCCCATATAACGtgtttgaaaaacaatgaaaggaAAGGGTGGGCCGAAGGAAAACatcatttttcatttctttggaAAAACAACAGACGGTTCTGTAAATTTGGATGCCAATTTAAATCGAACTCAGTCTTGAATGCAGTGACCGCATTCCTGGCCCTTTGTTGTTTCCTTGTCGTAAAAATCACTAAAATGTAACAAGCAATAAATTCTTACTGAATTAAACAAGCTCTATGATGTTCAGGAAAACTACTATGGCTGTAACAAACGCAGACAAACCATGTTCACAAATGCATGTATTTGCTTCGGTCTGGTAATCGTCTTTCAACTCTGCTGCAGTTTCACCTTCGgagaatttagtttttttaaatacaaacctCTTTGTCTGGTCAACAGGAGATCCAAATGAAGTTCATGGATGGCCGAATCAGACTGATGAATGAGATCCTGAATGGAATAAAGATCTTGAAGTTCTACGCCTGGGAGAAGGCCTTCCTGGAGAAGGTTCTGGGCCAGAGAGAAAAGGAGCTCCAAGCCCTGAAGAAGTCTCAGATCCTTTATTCCATCTCCATTGCATCCTTCaactcctcttctttcctcgtAAGAGCACAAAACCGAAGGAGCTACtatgatataaataaaatacatacagacCTCAGCATTTTGTGCAGCTGCAACGATTATTTGTATAATTCATTAGTCgattgacaaaaaaataatcggcaactattttgataatcaactAATCGGTAAAGTAGTTTTTAATgcgaaaatgacagaaaatgctgttttcagcctctcaaatatcaaaatgtcctaattttctctgttttatatctttcTCCCCAAGATTGCCTTTTCCATGTTTGGAGTCTACGTGACGCTCGATGACAGGAACGTCCTGGATGCACAGAAAGTTTTTGTCTCAATGGCGCTGATCAACATCCTGAAGACCCCGCTCAGCCAGCTTCCATTCGCTATAAGCACGACCATGCAGGTAGgtgacattttaattgaataCTCGTGATTGCGCTGAGATGTGTTTTCCATCTGTGGTGCCTGATGAGATATATGATGGAGTTAACTAACTGCTGACTCTGTTTCAGGCTATGGTTTCACTGAGGCGTCTGGGAAAGTACCTGTGCTCAGAGGAACTGAAAGTGGACAATGTCTCAAAGGCTCCGTCGAGTTCTGGTAAGAACCCCACCCATGTATAAAGcttaacattaaataaataaactgctaTTCTGCACTATTTCATTTCACCAATTTCCACAATTTGTTCCCCCATACTGACAGTGTAAAATCATACGCTGTCATAATCAATATAAGCAGCCCacaatattttgttgtttatatTCATGGAGTACCACAGCCTTGTATGGATCATATGCACTGTCACTTCCTTGGTCCCTGGCTGACTTTGAGACAGCGTAATTATAGGATGTTCCCATTTAGTGGTTGAACGTAAATCACAGCATGAATTCAGACATATGATTCATAgaggaataaaaaagaaaatactgcaaTCCTCTGTCTGTAATCTGTCAACACTTCCTAAAACAGCTTGTGAAAAAGCAACAGCTCTGTAATTTGAATGATTAAGCAAATTCACTTGTAATTACGCCCAGGCTGCACTCTGAAGAGTCACTTCAAGGGggaattttgttttgaaagtttgTTTGTGGCTCAGGTTGAAAAGACATGTCCTGTCTTCAGTGTTTATTGCAAGTTTTGTTCATTTTGCTCAACCTTTCATGTTTGTTTAGATGGGGAAGACGTGGTGATAAAAAACGGCACTTTCAGCTGGTCTGCAGAGGGCCCGCCATGTCTTAAAAGGtatgaattataaaaaaaagaatactaaatctacaatttaaaaaaaaaagagagacttACAGGGCAGTTCCTTGTTTTGTTGACAGGATCAGTATCCATGTGCCACGAGGTTCCCTTGTGGCTGTGGTCGGACATGTGGGCAGTGGAAAGTCCTCCTTGTTGTCCGCCATGCTtggtgaaacagagaaaagaagtgGCCATGTCACTGTTAAGGTACGGAGCTTGTTTTTCACGTGTAAGTTCTATTCTTAGTTGTGGGATTCATCATTTAATAAATACTGACAGTCTCTGTTTTGACATCTGTCTCCACAGGGCTCCGTGGCGTATGTGCCTCAGCAGGCCTGGATCCAGAACGCCACAGTCCAAGACAACATCTTATTTGGCCGTGAGAAACTGAAGACGTGGTACCACCGAGTGTTGGAAGCCTGTGCACTGCTGCCCGACCTGGACATCCTACCTGCAGGAGATGGTACAGAAATTGGGGAAAAGGTATAGAAATGGAAATTATATGATTTTTATTCTTGTCTCCAAACCTCTGAGTATATCTAAACTTTCAAATAATTGTGTCCATCCAGGGATTGAACCTCTCTGGTGGGCAGAAGCAGAGGGTGAGCCTGGCCAGGGCCGTCTACAGAAAGGCTGATGTATACCTCATGGACGATCCGCTGTCTGCTGTAGATGCACATGTGGGTCAGCACATCTTTGACAAAGTCATTGGACCAAAAGGAGTCCTAAGGGACAAGGTAATACATATATTGTAACAAAACCAAATGCAATTCAGCTGCAAAAAGCCACAACATGGTTTTACAATCCCTAGACCACTTACAAGCATGCTGCGTGCGCTATTGTTATCATAATATGGAAACCACCACTCTgctgacacttttgttttgaagaaaGCCTCAATTTAGTATGGGTTTGTGCTTACATGCTATTTTTCTGATTTGTGTGGCTTGCTATACAGACCCGCATCCTAGTGACCCATGGGATGAGTTTCCTGCCACAGGCTGACCTCATCCTCGTTTTGGGAGATGGCGAAATCACAGAAAGCGGCTCCTACCAGGAGCTCCTCAGCCGCCATGGCGCCTTCGCTGACTTCATTCACACCTTCGCCAACACAGAGCGAAAAGAGAGCGCCATACAGAGAGGTGAGAAACATTCTCTTAAACTCAAATGGAACTTGGAGAGCACAGACAtccgccaaggccaatgctGCACTTATGTTCTACTCGGGTGGTCCCActtcccgagttgggaagtcatTCTTCCGAGTTTtttgtgttcatgagctttaagacGCAATGTGAAAACATGCTACAAATACGATGTGTTGTACTTTATTTATCAGAGCTTGTAAACAACACACGTCTCTATCTGTTTCCGAGTTGTTGTTCCGAATTGAGGGGCAGTTCACGTGAATCTTTCTATTCGGGACCTTATTTTTCAGATAATTCCGACAACACAAAAAGTAATACATAATTCATGTATCCACCACTTCATTCAATCcattccaaaatgtaatgggttcttccttggcccatgctacactcttccaccaagtttcatgaaaatgggCACAGCAGTTTTTCCGTAatctgacagacaaacaaatcgAGCCGAAAACATGACCTCCTTGGCGAGATAAAAATGACCATACATATAAACTTCAGTGTGTAAAGAAAGGAGGAACAATATGTAATAAACATCagtccaaaaaaaagaaatcacaattaaaagaaatacaactttTTAACTATTTTTcttgcagctggttccaggagGTCCAATGCTCGACTCAGCATGGTCGACTTCATGCCCTCCTCCAGAGACCTGTCCCAGGAGCAGCTCATTGGGTACGTAAACAAACGTGTAAAATGCCATAAAGATGTTTGGCATCCCAAGCAACTTGTTTACTGACCTCTGTACTCTCCGTATCCTCCAGGGGTGACACCACAAATACCAACCTGCAGAATATGGAGCCTGTGTCTGAAACAGACCAAGAACAGGTACCAGAGGACTTGGGAAAGCTAACTAAGGCTGACAAAGCCCACACTGGAAGGGTACGTCTGAAAATGGCTTTTGACTTCACCTCTAATGGTGTGAAATTGTCAATACAAACCAACCCCTCCGATTTactaatacattttgtgttgtcCAACAGGTGAGGTTGGCGATGTACAAGAAGTACTTCAAGACCATCGGCTTGGTCATCATCATTCCCATCGTCTTCCTGTACGCTTTTCAGCAGGGCGCCTCATTGGCTTACAACTACTGGCTGAGCATGTGGGCTGACGACCCGATCGTTAACGGCACCCAGATTGATACGGACCTGAAACTGACCGTGTTTGGTGCACTGGGCTTTGTGCAAGGTCAGTTTTGTCGATTCTCGTGGgcaaactacaaactacaaacagTTGACAAGGTTTGGTAATGTTCATCTGATTTGATCAAACCTCTTTGCCCTCTCTTCAGGTATCGCCATCTTTGGTACAACTGTCACCATCTCCATCTGCGGCATCATCGCCTCCCGCCACTTGCACATGGACCTGCTGAACAACGTGCTGCGATCTCCGATGTCTTTCTTCGAGTGCACGCCCAGCGGCAACCTACTTAACCGCTTTGCCAAAGAGATCGACGCCATCGACTGCATGGTCCCCGACGGCTTGAAGATGATGCTGAGCTACGTCTTTAAACTCATGGAGGTCTGCATCATCGTGCTGATGGCGACACCCTTTGCAGCCGTGATCATCCTGCCTCTCGCTTTCCTTTACGCCTTTGTCCAGGTACATTTTACCCTCCAACGTTTCAACACTGAAGACTTTGATCTTTATTTGTTCTTTAAGAGTATAATGTTCAAGGTGGCTCAGCAAGAGCTGGGTTCCATTACAGTGTGTTATTGGAAAGCTCCGGGCTCCAAAACCAACCCTGCTGATTTTGCCATTCACTTGTGTTTTGTTCCTTACGTGCTGACATAGATGTTACACACATTCACTAAGAATTATAGGAAAGCCCTCAGTGCTCCCACTTGGTTTCACTCATTAAAGCTGGTGTTTTACTTTTCCACTGTGGGCTACAGAGCTTCTACGTCGCCACATCCTGTCAGCTGCGGAGGCTGGAAGCTGTGAGCCGCTCGCCCATCTACACCCACTTCAACGAGACGGTGCAGGGCGCCAGCGTCATCCGGGCCTTTGGCGAGCAGTCCAGGTTCATTCAGCAGACTAATGAGAGGGTCGACTTCAATCAGACCTCCTATTTCCCCAGATTTGTGGCCACTCGGTAAGATGATATGTGATGATTATAAtgtgatttcatttcatttatacaTTCATTCGCTCAGTAACAGTTCATAAGGGACGGTGATGATTCATAGCAACAAGAGTTGCTGCGATTGctttatgttacattacacaaaatgacttcTGGCTTTAGAAATGAGGACAGATTTTGGTACTGGCCTGTTCACAGCTAAATCAATATTACATCCACAGGTGGCTGGCAGTCAATCTGGAGTTTGTTGGTAATGGTGTGGTCTTAGCTGCTGCCATTCTCTCTGTGATGGGAAAAGGCACCCTGAGCCCAGGCTTAGTTGGTTTGGCAGTGTCACACTCCCTCCAGGTAAGAGGCTCTGCCAACAGACACGCTCACTCACATTCTCACAGTAGTTTTGGAGGTTTCCCAATACCCGACCTATTAAGGGGATAGTTCGGAATTTTTGAAGTGGTGTTGTATGAgttacttatccatagtcagtgtatcaCCTGCAGTAGATGAGggtcggcacgcccccagtttgcagaaacagacaggaggaccACCACTGAAGTCAAGGTATGTGCTGCTaaacgtattttagccacctaaaaaaaatcaatttcagtttaagtgtacgctatatttagaacattttcatagctttaccttgctgtcagacagcccgtACCGACTGGGAACTGATGCCGTTATCcgtgctctcttcaaagccaccagactcctttgacaaacaAAGTCCTTTTACCTCACATAACACACAAGTTGTTGGTCTACCACTGCCTAGTCGgctagttagtttgtgttattgtgagacttaagtgttttaaagggttaattCGGACTCACCAAAGtcataaaataacacaaatgaaCTACCCGATCGAGGCAGCAGAAGACCAGTGACTTCTGttgtggctttgaagagagcatagataacggcttcagttgcCCATCAAAAAGGGCgatctgacagcaaggtaaagcgtTAGAAAATACACCTAAactgatattattgttttttagggGGGGGGTTTTAGGGTGCTAATATACGTTTTGCTGCTGctcccgtccacagcagtatattgctttgcttctgtgccataactcctgtctgtttctccaaacttgGGGCGTGCCGACcgtcatctactgtaggtaatacactgactaatGGTAAGTAcatcatacaaccccacttcaaacaatccaaactatcaCTTTAACATACAAGACAGCCAACTTCATACACTACACAGCATTGTGGGACTTTTGCACGCTGCATGTTGCAATTAGAGGTTGAACTGGAAAAAGTGGAATATACATGCATTGCTTTACTCAATCAGCAAATGCATTTTCAGTGCAGGAAAGAAACTTACCGTATTAAAAGTAAATCTCATTGCGTTGGATATTACAGGTGACTGGAATCCTGAGTTGGATTGTAAGATCCTGGACTGATGTGGAAAACAACATTGTGTCTGTGGAGAGGGTCAATGAGTATGCTGATACTGCTAAAGAGGTCAGTGTTCCcgctgcacacacataaacaaatcacTGCTCACAACATTAAATCCAACACCATACAACAAGAAGCATTTTTTGTTCTTTACTCACCTTTTCTTATTGTCTCTTTCAGGCGAGTTGGAATATAGAAAGCAGCACTTTGCCCCTGGCTTGGCCCCAGAGAGGTGCTATCGAGTTCCAGGACTACGGGCTGCAGTACCGTAAAGGCCTTGAGTTGGCTCTGAAGGGCATTACATTGCAAATTcatgaaagagagagggtgagTCATCTTGTGAGATCAAAACAGCTTGCAAACTTAACCAGTCTTAATTTCTGGAAGACTTCAATTGCTTGAATTGAAGAATTATGGCCGACATAAATCCTGACTTAAAAGCCTCTTTTCCAGGTTGGAATTGTGGGTCGGACAGGAGCGGGGAAGTCCTCACTTGCACTGGGAATCTTCCGGATCTTAGAGGCAGCAAAGGGAAAGATCTTTATAGATGGAGTCAACATTGCCGACATCGGACTCCATGACCTCAGATCCCGCATAACAATCATTCCTCAGGTGTGACAGTAGTAATAACAGAAACTGAGCCCTGGCTTTCGTCACATAAACTGTTTGCAGTAGCTGCAATCCGTATCCAATGCAGAACAGGACATTCTAAATTGTAATAATCTACGCAACCAGTCTGGTTCTGAACAACATCTGCTGTCCTCTCTCCCAGGACCCTGTGCTGTTCTCAGGCTCGCTCCGGATGAACCTCGACCCCTTTGACACGTACACAGATGAGGAGGTGTGGAGGTCACTGGAGCTCGCTCACctcaaaaactttatttctaaTCTGCCTGACAAACTCAACCATGAATGctcagagggaggagaaaacCTCAGGTATACATGACTCATTGCAATGTAGATAAACAGACGCCCATGTATTATTACAGGGATATCCACACAACGCCTCAGCCTACATACAGGATTGAATCTCATAAGTGATTCTGTCCCTCTCCTTCGTCTGTGTAGTCTGGGTCAGCGACAGCTCGTCTGCCTGGCCAGAGCCTTGCTGAGGAAAACCAAGATCCTGGTTCTGGACGAGGCGACAGCTGCTGTGGACCTGGAGACAGACATGCTCATCCAGTCCACAATCCGCACACAGTTTGAAGACTGCACCGTCCTGACCGTCGCTCACCGCCTCAACACTATCATGGACTACACAAGGTACTTTACAATCCACTAAGTGGGGATATTTTATGGTATCTAGTTgactgacagaaaacaaaaacaaatgatcatttgGATTGTTAATCATTCATTTTAAGTCGTTTATCAAGTAAAATACCAAATATTTGCTcgtcaaatgtgaagatttgctgcttttatctGTTTCATATAATTGTAGCATGAATACATTTGGACTTACTGTTACTCAGATAAAGTAAGCCATGGAAAAGCCTTACTTTGGATTTGGAAAGGCATTGGTCattatgtttgacattttaaagataaaataattaatacaaattcTATTACTTTGTTAAGAAATCCATTCATAGTTGCAACCCTACAATGTACTTACtacagttaattaaatgtgaatcaCATGCCCAGTTATAGGCTTGGACACCCCAAAATCAACAGCgttattacacacacagtatatgttAAATCAGGTGTAATAAAATATACTGGATCTAAAACAGTCTTTCAACCTTTTTTGCCGCTTCACAGAGTGATCGTCATGGACAGAGGCCATATTTCTGAGATGGACTCTCCTGCCAACCTCATCGCACAGCGGGGACAGTTCTACGGAATGTGCCGGGAAGCTGGGCTGGTCTAAGTCTTCATTGGGCTTCTTCTTACCATGCAGCTGGTGTCCAGGTGTACAAATGTTGCACTGTGACT contains:
- the abcc6a gene encoding LOW QUALITY PROTEIN: multidrug resistance-associated protein 1 (The sequence of the model RefSeq protein was modified relative to this genomic sequence to represent the inferred CDS: deleted 1 base in 1 codon), giving the protein MDAFCRLSGLDPLWDWNRTWYTANPDLTQCFQNTVLVWVPCIYLWLLAPFYCLHLYCHDHGRIRMSCLCSAKMVLGFLLASFGFVEFFYILLERSQEIQQHMVFLVSPIIRSMTVILALCIIQLERIRGCRSSVFLFLFWVLAVVCSLVPLRAKIQLAMDEGIASDIVRYLAFFSYFTIQLAQLFLCCFADQPPEGKTVLQKNPCPVKDASFLSKILFWWFTGLVVRGYRTPLAAEDLWTLREEDTSRKIISELEEDWTDECAELQKQEKALASGVALGSRLPDQAQLLRKLQKEQSSGFFLLRTLARNFGPYFLTGTLCIIFHDAFMFAIPQVLSLLLDFMRDEDAPLWKGYFYATLMFLLSCLQSLFSHQYMYACFTVGMRVKTAVMGLVYRKSLVINSAARRTCTVGEIVNLVSADTQKLMDFVVYFNAVWLAPIEIALCLFFLWQQLGPSALAGIATVILIFPLNGFIAKKRSKLQEIQMKFMDGRIRLMNEILNGIKILKFYAWEKAFLEKVLGQREKELQALKKSQILYSISIASFNSSSFLIAFSMFGVYVTLDDRNVLDAQKVFVSMALINILKTPLSQLPFAISTTMQAMVSLRRLGKYLCSEELKVDNVSKAPSSSDGEDVVIKNGTFSWSAEGPPCLKRISIHVPRGSLVAVVGHVGSGKSSLLSAMLGETEKRSGHVTVKGSVAYVPQQAWIQNATVQDNILFGREKLKTWYHRVLEACALLPDLDILPAGDGTEIGEKGLNLSGGQKQRVSLARAVYRKADVYLMDDPLSAVDAHVGQHIFDKVIGPKGVLRDKTRILVTHGMSFLPQADLILVLGDGEITESGSYQELLSRHGAFADFIHTFANTERKESAIQRAGSRRSNARLSMVDFMPSSRDLSQEQLIGGDTTNTNLQNMEPVSETDQEQVPEDLGKLTKADKAHTGRVRLAMYKKYFKTIGLVIIIPIVFLYAFQQGASLAYNYWLSMWADDPIVNGTQIDTDLKLTVFGALGFVQGIAIFGTTVTISICGIIASRHLHMDLLNNVLRSPMSFFECTPSGNLLNRFAKEIDAIDCMVPDGLKMMLSYVFKLMEVCIIVLMATPFAAVIILPLAFLYAFVQSFYVATSCQLRRLEAVSRSPIYTHFNETVQGASVIRAFGEQSRFIQQTNERVDFNQTSYFPRFVATRWLAVNLEFVGNGVVLAAAILSVMGKGTLSPGLVGLAVSHSLQVTGILSWIVRSWTDVENNIVSVERVNEYADTAKEASWNIESSTLPLAWPQRGAIEFQDYGLQYRKGLELALKGITLQIHERERVGIVGRTGAGKSSLALGIFRILEAAKGKIFIDGVNIADIGLHDLRSRITIIPQDPVLFSGSLRMNLDPFDTYTDEEVWRSLELAHLKNFISNLPDKLNHECSEGGENLSLGQRQLVCLARALLRKTKILVLDEATAAVDLETDMLIQSTIRTQFEDCTVLTVAHRLNTIMDYTRVIVMDRGHISEMDSPANLIAQRGQFYGMCREAGLV